A genomic region of Pyrus communis chromosome 14, drPyrComm1.1, whole genome shotgun sequence contains the following coding sequences:
- the LOC137716604 gene encoding receptor-like protein 2: protein MAHGFLLIILLFTSIISPNIHACNQNERSFLLSFNLTLSSPPLNWTSINCCTWEGITCNPEGRVTHLLLPSKGLHGVIFTSSSSLANLTHLTHLNLSRNSLHGSLKNRLFESLNSLKILDLSYNLLSGELPLSLTSGNIRTLDLSSNQFHGPIPSSFFMHAWNLTSFNVSNNAFSRYIPSSICLHSNPLIKVLDFSSNQFSGNIYHGFGRCSELQIFRAGHNNLSGLLPEDIYNATKLEEVAVHMNSLYGGISDKIVNLTNLAILDLSFNQLSSVLPLHLGKLSRLKIVKLDFNDLQGSLPQSLMNCTSLVELRLGRNNLEGDITKLNFSKLVQLTKLDLYWNNFTGKLPTSLYSCRSLKAIRLGLNNLEGQIQPEILSLNSLSFLSLGGGRLKNVTGAMKILMHCKNLQKLFLPQSFNGEGIPSDDDMVGFDGFRNLRLLSLSHCDLTGQIPVWLSKLKSLEVLLLAGNKITGTIPSWFGTDLPRLFYMSLESNLISGEFPKELCRLPALVHEPIAAQADQYDLELPSYSYNRSVGRILFGFPPLISLSSNNITGNIPSEIGQLLLLQELYLDGNNFSGNIPDQMSNLKNLEALNLSKNHLSGKIPSSLASLNFLKSFDVSYNNLEGSIPTSTQLQSFEASAFEGNPKLCSAPLPNECRIDAHDKNNRDDEDDGHRLPWFYISAVLGFIFGFWGVCGSLILKKTWRYAYFQFTDNVQDRLYLMLAVRMNRMKRWLS from the coding sequence ATGGCTCATGGCTTCCTCCTCATAATCCTCTTATTCACGTCCATTATATCTCCCAATATCCACGCATGCAACCAAAATGAACGTAGCTTTCTCTTGTCCTTCAACCTCACTCTATCCTCTCCTCCTTTAAATTGGACTTCCATTAACTGTTGTACTTGGGAAGGCATCACTTGTAATCCGGAAGGTCGGGTCACCCATTTGCTCTTACCCTCGAAGGGGCTACACGGAGTTATTTTTACCTCGTCATCCTCACTTGCAAACCTCACGCATCTCACCCACTTGAATCTCTCCCGCAATTCACTTCACGGTTCACTCAAAAATAGACTCTTTGAGTCCTTGAATTCTCTAAAGATTCTTGATTTGAGCTATAACCTTCTTTCTGGAGAGCTACCTTTGTCTCTAACATCCGGCAACATCCGGACACTCGATTTGTCAAGCAATCAGTTCCATGGTCCAATTCCATCTTCGTTCTTCATGCATGCTTGGAATTTGACAAGTTTCAACGTCAGCAACAATGCCTTTTCCAGGTACATCCCATCCTCTATATGTCTCCATTCTAACCCCTTGATTAAAGTGTTGGATTTTTCCTCAAACCAATTTAGTGGCAACATTTACCACGGTTTTGGGAGGTGTTCCGAGCTGCAGATTTTTCGTGCCGGCCACAATAATCTCTCAGGGCTACTTCCAGAAGATATCTATAATGCTACCAAACTCGAAGAAGTTGCAGTACATATGAATTCACTATATGGAGGCATTAGTGATAAAATTGTCAACCTCACCAACCTCGCAATCCTTGACCTCTCCTTCAATCAACTAAGCTCAGTGCTCCCTCTCCATTTGGGGAAGCTCTCCAGGTTAAAAATCGTAAAGCTAGATTTCAACGACCTACAAGGTTCATTGCCCCAATCTTTGATGAATTGCACCAGCCTTGTAgaactacgtttgggacgaaatAACTTGGAAGGAGACATTACCAAGCTTAATTTCTCCAAACTTGTTCAACTTACTAAACTTGACCTGTATTGGAACAACTTCACTGGTAAGTTGCCAACAAGCCTTTACTCATGTAGATCCCTGAAAGCAATTCGATTAGGTTTGAACAATCTAGAGGGACAAATACAACCTGAGATTCTTTCGCTAAACTCTCTGTCCTTCCTCTCTCTTGGTGGCGGCCGATTGAAAAATGTCACGGGAGCAATGAAGATATTGATGCATTGCAAAAATCTTCAAAAACTCTTCCTTCCACAATCCTTTAATGGTGAAGGAATACCATCTGACGATGACATGGTTGGTTTTGATGGATTCCGAAATCTTCGATTGTTGAGCTTGTCGCATTGTGATCTCACCGGTCAAATACCTGTATGGTTATCAAAGCTAAAGAGTCTTGAGGTCTTGCTTCTGGCAGGTAACAAAATCACAGGGACAATTCCTAGCTGGTTTGGGACTGATCTACCAAGGCTTTTTTATATGAGCTTGGAATCAAACCTTATTTCAGGTGAATTTCCGAAAGAACTTTGTAGACTACCAGCGTTGGTACATGAACCTATTGCAGCTCAAGCAGACCAATATGATCTCGAATTGCCAAGCTACAGTTACAACCGGAGCGTAGGCCGCATATTGTTTGGCTTTCCTCCATTGATAAGTCTTTCTTCCAACAACATTACCGGTAATATACCGTCTGAGATCGGCCAACTACTGCTTCTACAAGAGTTGTATCTAGACGGCAACAACTTCTCCGGCAACATTCCAGACCAAATGTCTAACCTTAAGAACTTAGAAGCTTTGAATCTCTCCAAGAATCACTTGTCCGGAAAAATTCCATCGTCTCTGGCGAGCCTTAATTTCTTGAAGAGCTTTGATGTCTCGTACAATAATCTCGAAGGTTCAATCCCAACAAGCACTCAGCTCCAAAGCTTTGAAGCTTCTGCATTTGAGGGGAATCCAAAACTTTGCAGTGCACCGCTTCCAAACGAGTGTCGCATTGATGCGCATGATAAGAATAACCGAGATGATGAGGACGATGGGCATCGACTACCGTGGTTCTATATTTCAGCTGTGTTGGGGTTTATTTTCGGATTCTGGGGAGTATGTGGTTCTTTGATCTTAAAAAAGACATGGAGATATGCGTACTTTCAGTTCACAGACAATGTACAGGATAGGCTCTATCTCATGTTAGCAGTGCGCATGAATAGGATGAAACGATGGCTTAGCTAA